The Flavobacteriales bacterium DNA window AGATGCCGCTCCGAGCAAGTTGAGCGATGAGGAGAAGGAAACCCTCAAGCCATTGTTCGAGAAGCAGGTGAACCCAGAAGGTGGCGCAGGCAAATTCACGGTTCAGTTCGAGAACCTGAGCGAGAACGAAATGCCAGTGGTCATTACGCAGCCTGAGTTCATGCGCAGAATGAACGATATGCAACGCCTAAGCGGACAAGCGGGAATGATGGGCGGTTTGGAATTCTTCAACCTCGTTGTAAATGCCAATCACCCGAAAGTGGGCGAACTGCTCAATGCCTCAGAAGAAGAGAAAGAAACCAAGACCAAACAGCTCTGCGATCTTGCCCTCCTGAGCCAAGGCCTGTTGAAAGGCAAAGAGTTGAGCGCGTTCCTCAAACGCAGCGTTGAGCTGATCTAATGGTAGATACGCGATGAATCGCGTCTCCGCACATGGCAAAGGGACAGACGTTTCAAAGACGCGATGAATCACGTCTCTACGCCAAACCAAATGAAAGGCCGCGCCTCGGATTTCCGAGGCGCGGCCTTTCATTAAATAGGCTTCGGTGCATACTTGAATCTGCGGTATTTCCCGGTAAGTTTTCCAAAATAATAGGTCATAGGTATTATAACATACCGGACAATACCAGGCAACTCCAACATGCCATACTCGCTTTTGTAATACATCATTAGAAAGGCACTGGCAAATGGTTCTGGCCGGCCATCACTTCCCGCATCAGTGGCCTTGTAAAGTTCAGTAATGAAGAAATCAACGTTATTTGGTGGACTGACCCAACCATTGCAACGCAGCAGCCCCTGACCTGAGTTCCAAAATTTATGAGGCGTTCCTTTACTGAAGGTCACGGATTCATCAGGTCCGATGGTGATGGGGTCACCGTTCAATACCTGGTAGGTCATTTTGCCTTCCAACACAGTAATTGATTCATCCTGTTTGTAATGCACATGCATGGGAGGTCCAGCGCCTGGCTGAAGTTCGTTGGTCACATTCAAACGATCAATACCGTCTACTTTCTCTACGTTGAGAAATGTAATTTTCTCACCTGTCTTGTTGGTCGCGGTATGAGGATATGGATAATTCATTGGCTTCGGGATACAGATTGAAACACAAGTATAGTACATCGTACTAATGAATGCAAGCTTAATTAGTACATTGTGCTAATAAAGTTATTGATGAGCACAAGAGACCGTATCATAACCGAAGCCCTGTCCCAGTTCAACAAGCACGGAATTCATAAAGTGGGTGTTCGGGAAATTGCCAGAAATCTGAACATCAGCCCCGGAAATCTGTCCTACCATTTTCCAAAGAAGGAAGATCTGCTGCTGGAAGTACTTAGCAATTTGCGCGCACGAAATGAGCAAAATTTAGAGCAATACCGAAAGGGTGAAGCAGAATTGAAACACTTTCTTGAACTCGTTCAGGGAATATTTCAGAATCAGTACGATCATAGAGGGGTATTGACCGAGCTATTGGAACTAAGTCAGGCACTTCGGGCTGAAACCGATTTCGATTATGCTCTGAGACA harbors:
- a CDS encoding cupin domain-containing protein, whose product is MYYTCVSICIPKPMNYPYPHTATNKTGEKITFLNVEKVDGIDRLNVTNELQPGAGPPMHVHYKQDESITVLEGKMTYQVLNGDPITIGPDESVTFSKGTPHKFWNSGQGLLRCNGWVSPPNNVDFFITELYKATDAGSDGRPEPFASAFLMMYYKSEYGMLELPGIVRYVIIPMTYYFGKLTGKYRRFKYAPKPI
- a CDS encoding TetR family transcriptional regulator, producing MSTRDRIITEALSQFNKHGIHKVGVREIARNLNISPGNLSYHFPKKEDLLLEVLSNLRARNEQNLEQYRKGEAELKHFLELVQGIFQNQYDHRGVLTELLELSQALRAETDFDYALRQQKRRNDFKEIIRGLSETKQLNLEGDQLDFLVSFMTLFGRFWIAEAFVDHRERDREKIILHYLKMVSTQLSLFATEAGQESIVAFWDMLA